A window of the Natronomonas salina genome harbors these coding sequences:
- a CDS encoding Sjogren's syndrome/scleroderma autoantigen 1 family protein: MSEDFDREAEREKLREKYERDQAKREATEQMSELLLQGATMTNQHCPECHSPVFRYEGTEFCPTCQREVTEEGELAGEEGAEAPTGEGTPADAATNGEAAEAVEQDQEPVSGTPDPADLTPDEEASADGSDAGPTDAEQSSPSREDRPAETRPATTGERRPARVDPPARREEPRGGRETTAAEGGDLGEAEAALVREITSLTRRAEDTRDVGRKRDLFAAAREAAETLRELRRL, translated from the coding sequence ATGAGCGAGGACTTCGACCGCGAGGCCGAGCGCGAGAAGCTTCGAGAGAAGTACGAGCGCGACCAGGCGAAGCGGGAGGCCACCGAACAGATGAGCGAACTGCTGCTGCAGGGGGCGACGATGACCAACCAGCACTGCCCCGAGTGCCACTCGCCCGTGTTCCGCTACGAGGGGACGGAGTTCTGCCCGACCTGCCAGCGCGAGGTCACCGAGGAGGGCGAACTCGCCGGCGAGGAGGGAGCCGAAGCGCCGACCGGGGAGGGCACGCCCGCGGACGCCGCGACGAACGGCGAGGCCGCCGAGGCCGTCGAGCAGGACCAGGAGCCGGTCTCCGGGACGCCGGACCCGGCCGACCTCACGCCCGACGAGGAGGCGTCGGCGGACGGCTCCGACGCCGGTCCGACCGACGCCGAGCAGTCGTCGCCGTCCCGCGAGGACCGCCCCGCCGAGACGCGGCCGGCGACCACCGGCGAGCGACGACCGGCCCGCGTCGACCCGCCGGCCCGCCGCGAGGAGCCGCGCGGCGGCCGCGAGACGACCGCCGCGGAGGGCGGCGACCTCGGCGAGGCCGAGGCGGCGCTGGTCAGAGAGATCACGTCCCTGACGCGCCGCGCGGAGGACACCCGCGACGTCGGCCGTAAGCGCGACCTCTTCGCGGCCGCCCGCGAGGCCGCCGAGACGCTCCGCGAACTCCGCCGGCTCTGA
- a CDS encoding DEAD/DEAH box helicase: MATATDEPEYIEGPMLVDGLLEKRRYQLRLAETAQRDHTLVCLPTGLGKTAVSLLVTAERLSEHGGTSLLLAPTKPLVQQHATFYREALTVDDDEVVVFTGDVRPDDRAELWDSASVVCATPQVVENDLVGNRVSLADVTHVTFDECHRATGDYAYNYIAERYHEDAQEPLVTGMSASPGGDKEEILTVCDNLGLREVAVMTEDDADVAEHTFQTDVEWERVELPETVIEIRDALNEVVSERLEKLKQLGVTNSTDPNMSQKQLNAIRAKLQELINNDNGDGYKGMSAHAEIMKLRRAVELVETQSVESLRRYFERQREDARSSGSSKASQRFVSEPRVKEAMRRAEEFDDLHPKFRRTRILLAQTLGIEDGERVIVFTESRDTAETLTEFLGEHFETRRFVGQGDKEGSDGMTQTEQKETLDEFRAGEFEVLVSTSVAEEGLDVPDVDLVLFYEPVPKGIRSIQRKGRTGRASEGRVVVLLAEDTRDEAFFWMSRNEEKKMEKELRKLKNMEGEIEVEIAEQRGLDEFESEGDRREPSEQASGEAASPDDESSGADGDTAEAATATEDADASDADGQAGLADFAGDVADEGESTEDDADTGDGDENEDEGDDPEATVATAAPDGETVEVVVDQRELDSHIARDLSTRDGIETRLETLEVGDYVLSDRVVVERKSVADFVDTLVGGDRSMFEQVGAAARYYARPVVIIEGEDLYGERNVHPNAIRGALASLAVDFGASVMQTADADETADLLEVVATREQETASRDVSVHGEKGGKTLTEQQEYVVGAIAEVGPVTARGLLEHFGSVEAVMTAEEEDLLEVDGVGEVTAGRIREVTGTEYAGTDRRDD, encoded by the coding sequence ATGGCGACCGCCACCGACGAGCCGGAGTACATCGAGGGGCCGATGCTGGTCGACGGCCTGCTCGAGAAGCGCCGCTACCAGCTCCGGCTGGCGGAGACCGCCCAGCGCGACCACACGCTCGTCTGCCTGCCGACGGGGCTGGGCAAGACGGCGGTGAGTCTGCTCGTGACCGCCGAGCGGCTGTCCGAGCACGGCGGCACGTCGCTACTGCTGGCGCCGACGAAGCCGCTCGTCCAGCAGCACGCGACGTTCTACCGGGAGGCGCTGACGGTCGACGACGACGAGGTGGTGGTCTTCACCGGCGACGTCCGACCCGACGACCGCGCGGAACTGTGGGACTCCGCGTCGGTCGTCTGCGCGACGCCGCAGGTCGTCGAGAACGACCTCGTCGGCAACCGCGTCTCGCTGGCCGACGTCACGCACGTCACCTTCGACGAGTGCCACCGCGCGACCGGCGACTACGCCTACAACTACATCGCCGAGCGCTACCACGAGGACGCCCAGGAGCCGCTGGTCACCGGGATGAGCGCCTCGCCGGGCGGCGACAAGGAGGAGATACTCACCGTCTGCGACAACCTCGGGCTCCGGGAGGTCGCGGTGATGACCGAGGACGACGCCGACGTCGCCGAGCACACCTTCCAGACCGACGTCGAGTGGGAGCGCGTCGAGCTCCCGGAGACGGTCATCGAGATCCGGGACGCGCTCAACGAGGTGGTCTCCGAGCGCCTCGAGAAGCTCAAGCAGCTCGGCGTCACCAACTCGACGGACCCGAACATGTCCCAGAAGCAGCTGAACGCCATCCGCGCGAAGCTGCAGGAGCTCATCAACAACGACAACGGGGACGGCTACAAGGGAATGTCCGCCCACGCGGAGATCATGAAGCTCCGGCGGGCCGTCGAGCTCGTCGAGACCCAGAGCGTCGAGTCGCTACGCCGCTACTTCGAGCGCCAGCGCGAGGACGCCCGCTCCTCGGGGTCCTCGAAGGCCAGCCAGCGGTTCGTCAGCGAACCCCGGGTGAAGGAGGCGATGCGCCGCGCCGAGGAGTTCGATGACCTCCACCCGAAGTTCCGCCGGACGCGCATCCTGCTGGCCCAGACCCTCGGCATCGAGGACGGCGAGCGCGTCATCGTCTTCACCGAATCGAGAGACACCGCCGAGACGCTCACGGAGTTCCTCGGCGAGCACTTCGAGACCCGGCGGTTCGTCGGCCAGGGCGACAAGGAGGGCTCCGACGGGATGACCCAGACGGAGCAGAAGGAGACCCTCGACGAGTTCCGCGCCGGCGAGTTCGAGGTGCTCGTCTCGACGTCCGTCGCCGAGGAGGGCCTCGACGTCCCGGACGTCGACCTGGTGCTGTTCTACGAGCCGGTCCCGAAGGGCATCCGCTCCATCCAGCGGAAGGGCCGGACCGGCCGCGCCAGCGAGGGCCGCGTCGTCGTCCTCCTGGCCGAGGACACCCGCGACGAGGCCTTCTTCTGGATGTCCCGCAACGAGGAGAAGAAGATGGAGAAGGAGCTCCGGAAGCTGAAGAACATGGAGGGCGAGATCGAGGTCGAGATCGCCGAGCAGCGCGGTCTCGACGAGTTCGAAAGCGAGGGCGACCGAAGGGAGCCCTCGGAGCAGGCGAGCGGCGAAGCCGCGAGCCCGGACGATGAGTCCAGCGGGGCCGACGGGGACACCGCGGAGGCGGCGACGGCGACCGAAGACGCCGACGCTAGCGATGCCGACGGCCAGGCCGGCCTCGCCGACTTCGCGGGCGACGTGGCCGACGAAGGGGAGAGCACAGAAGACGACGCCGACACCGGCGACGGTGACGAGAACGAGGACGAGGGCGACGACCCCGAAGCCACCGTCGCGACGGCCGCCCCCGACGGCGAGACCGTCGAGGTCGTCGTCGACCAGCGGGAACTGGACTCCCACATCGCGCGGGACCTCTCGACCCGCGACGGGATCGAGACCCGCCTGGAGACCCTGGAGGTCGGCGACTACGTCCTCTCCGACCGGGTGGTCGTCGAGCGGAAGTCCGTCGCGGACTTCGTGGACACGCTCGTCGGCGGCGACCGCTCGATGTTCGAGCAGGTCGGCGCCGCCGCCCGCTACTACGCGCGGCCGGTCGTGATCATCGAGGGCGAGGACCTCTACGGCGAGCGGAACGTCCACCCGAACGCCATCCGCGGCGCGCTCGCGTCGCTGGCGGTCGACTTCGGCGCGAGCGTGATGCAGACCGCCGACGCCGACGAGACGGCCGACCTGCTTGAGGTCGTCGCCACCCGCGAGCAGGAGACCGCCAGCCGCGACGTCTCCGTCCACGGCGAGAAGGGCGGCAAGACCCTCACCGAGCAGCAGGAGTACGTCGTCGGCGCCATCGCGGAGGTCGGTCCCGTCACCGCCCGGGGGCTGCTGGAGCACTTCGGCAGCGTCGAGGCCGTGATGACCGCGGAGGAGGAGGACCTACTCGAGGTCGACGGCGTCGGCGAGGTGACCGCCGGCCGCATCCGCGAGGTCACCGGCACCGAGTACGCCGGCACCGACCGGCGGGACGACTGA
- a CDS encoding universal stress protein has protein sequence MARHVLVPIDGSEQSWAALDHALVTFAGERITVLNVVDPMTGIYAGVDGDFYDAGAHERAVERGDELCQRALERAEESGDLSSTVVETAVESGRPARTIVEYAEEHDVDHVVMGSHGRSGVSRILVGSVAETVMRRSPVPVTVVR, from the coding sequence ATGGCCAGGCACGTACTCGTACCGATCGACGGGTCCGAACAGTCGTGGGCGGCGCTCGACCACGCTCTGGTGACCTTCGCAGGCGAGCGGATAACCGTCCTGAACGTGGTCGACCCGATGACGGGCATCTACGCCGGGGTCGACGGCGACTTCTACGACGCGGGCGCCCACGAGCGGGCCGTCGAGCGCGGCGACGAGCTCTGCCAGCGCGCGCTCGAGCGGGCCGAGGAGTCGGGCGACCTCTCGTCGACGGTCGTCGAGACCGCCGTGGAGTCCGGACGGCCGGCCCGCACCATCGTCGAATACGCCGAGGAGCACGACGTCGACCACGTCGTGATGGGGAGCCACGGTCGCTCGGGCGTCTCGCGGATCCTCGTGGGGAGCGTCGCCGAGACCGTGATGCGGCGGTCGCCGGTCCCCGTCACCGTCGTCCGGTGA
- a CDS encoding DUF2391 family protein, translated as MVRLRPRRHFRLADSAQQVVGGFLLAGPFVVTEEVWVLAEGMNVYQSLLTVAIVFGIGYAALYKAADRDPEDDFDLAGVPARFLSLMLVAYGAVLILALAFGAPGTFLADLPPMESAIVTAKAVAVGAVFSVVGAATADSVF; from the coding sequence ATGGTCAGGCTCCGACCGCGGCGGCACTTCCGGCTGGCCGACTCCGCACAGCAGGTCGTCGGCGGGTTCCTGCTGGCGGGTCCGTTCGTCGTCACCGAGGAGGTGTGGGTCCTCGCCGAGGGCATGAACGTCTACCAGTCGCTGCTCACCGTGGCCATCGTCTTCGGCATCGGCTACGCGGCGCTGTACAAGGCGGCCGACCGCGACCCCGAGGACGACTTCGACCTCGCCGGCGTCCCCGCGCGGTTCCTCTCGCTGATGCTCGTCGCCTACGGTGCGGTGCTGATCCTCGCGCTCGCCTTCGGCGCCCCGGGGACGTTCCTGGCGGACCTCCCGCCGATGGAGTCGGCGATCGTGACCGCGAAGGCCGTCGCCGTCGGCGCCGTCTTCAGCGTCGTCGGGGCCGCGACCGCCGACTCGGTCTTCTGA
- a CDS encoding ABC transporter ATP-binding protein, which yields MKVELDGVSRRYGATTALEDVSLTVEDGEFFTLVGPSGCGKTTTLRLLAGFEAPTEGTVRFGGADVAGVPPEDRDVGIVFQSYALFPHMTVGENVAYGLRFADPPGGGTDAARVAELLDLVGLGGFEDRDPTALSGGQQQRVALARALAPGPDLLLLDEPMSALDARLRERLRRDVREIQRDLGVTTVYVTHDQAEAMAISDRVAVLSDGRVEQVGYPRELYRRPRTRFVAGFLGENNVFDGRVVDADRSAAPGETKGLSVRVGGSDFRLSRVETPPDGRVTFCVRPGAFAVDAGENRLTGDVVHSEFLGETTRVHLEWESQRVVVALDDPPATDRLTVGFDPDDAWVLE from the coding sequence ATGAAGGTCGAACTCGACGGGGTCTCGCGGCGCTACGGCGCCACGACGGCTCTCGAGGACGTCTCGCTGACCGTCGAGGACGGCGAGTTCTTCACGCTCGTCGGGCCCTCGGGGTGCGGGAAGACGACCACGCTCCGCCTGCTGGCGGGCTTCGAGGCGCCGACCGAGGGGACGGTCCGCTTCGGCGGCGCGGACGTCGCCGGCGTCCCCCCGGAGGACCGCGACGTCGGCATCGTCTTCCAGAGCTACGCGCTGTTCCCGCACATGACCGTCGGCGAGAACGTCGCCTACGGCCTGCGCTTCGCCGACCCGCCGGGCGGCGGCACCGACGCGGCCCGCGTCGCCGAACTGCTCGACCTCGTCGGCCTCGGCGGGTTCGAGGACCGCGACCCGACCGCGCTCTCCGGCGGGCAACAGCAGCGCGTCGCCCTCGCGCGGGCGCTGGCGCCCGGCCCCGACCTCCTGCTGCTCGACGAGCCGATGAGCGCCCTCGACGCCCGCCTCCGCGAGCGCCTCCGCCGCGACGTCCGCGAGATCCAGCGGGACCTCGGCGTCACGACCGTCTACGTCACCCACGACCAGGCGGAGGCGATGGCCATCTCCGACCGCGTGGCCGTCCTCTCCGACGGCCGCGTCGAGCAGGTCGGCTACCCGCGGGAGCTCTACCGCCGTCCCCGAACGCGGTTCGTCGCCGGGTTCCTCGGCGAGAACAACGTCTTCGATGGTCGGGTCGTCGACGCCGACAGGTCAGCGGCTCCAGGTGAAACGAAGGGGTTGTCGGTCCGGGTGGGGGGAAGCGATTTCCGACTGTCTCGGGTGGAGACCCCGCCGGACGGCCGGGTGACCTTCTGCGTCCGCCCCGGCGCGTTCGCGGTCGACGCCGGCGAGAACCGGCTGACCGGCGACGTGGTCCACAGCGAGTTCCTCGGGGAGACGACCCGGGTGCACCTCGAGTGGGAGAGCCAGCGGGTCGTGGTAGCGCTGGACGACCCGCCCGCAACCGACCGGCTGACCGTCGGGTTCGACCCCGACGACGCGTGGGTCCTGGAGTGA
- a CDS encoding ATP-dependent DNA helicase: protein MSSADEREPVPDDEADWRAIFGHPEPYDDQVDGIETAVETARDGGFLALEGACGTGKTMLALTAGAHLVRDPDSKYERVFVLTSVKQQLRQFEEDLRTINANLPDGWNPISAMTLVGKADVCPYNLANAGGIDDSNVYERCEGLRDRTRALADETTADSLAAKARSQQVGLADSGGGATYMEAAGEPTPYPRETPEEGDHDVEYCPFYAQYLADLPEEGDPVEAVPFDHTELGLIESEDLVRLSAGHGSCPHSVMGALLPHVEVLVGNYYHAFDPTTVESFTGALVDDETFLICDEAHMLEPRVRDLVGDGVSDRALRDAENELSRVIQPLAAMEEAGQGARHGSEAKQDAAAVRDELNETDVTLGELRDTRRFLTALADELDRRVTDHLDEEQPGWRRNLPDLRDGEIPLRDPEEPGTDELTRWAERNGFDAKVWTRAEAVCAVAGRVLDTLEEEDKRRAAPPVGRTLGLWYRADHTDFFREIELERTWDDTQPDETWRRAYVARYSLHNCLPAGAIGERLADFGGGVLMSATLEPLDVFAEVTGLRHIEEEEDRPVVERTYGLEFPEENRASFAVAAPKYTYSNRGDPGEETDTRRAYARAIRQVAASPGNVLVGMPSYREAEWAAGVLDDCEKEVLLDEATDDVATESLKREFFDGEEKVLVTSLRGTLTEGVDYRGDRLSAAIVCGVPIINTASPRTRAVRTAYDRAFGDGFRYALSVPAVRKARQAVGRVIRGPDERGVRVLCDERYARESWDSVRDLLGEAEREEFQPVSADMLDVALDRFWE from the coding sequence GTGTCCTCCGCCGACGAACGGGAGCCGGTTCCCGACGACGAGGCCGACTGGCGAGCCATCTTCGGCCACCCGGAGCCGTACGACGACCAGGTCGACGGCATCGAGACGGCCGTCGAGACGGCCCGCGACGGCGGCTTCCTGGCCCTCGAGGGGGCCTGCGGGACCGGCAAGACGATGCTGGCGCTGACCGCCGGCGCCCACCTCGTCCGCGACCCCGACTCGAAGTACGAGCGCGTCTTCGTCCTCACGAGCGTCAAACAGCAGCTCCGGCAGTTCGAGGAGGACCTCAGGACCATCAACGCGAACCTCCCGGACGGCTGGAACCCCATCTCCGCGATGACGCTCGTCGGGAAGGCCGACGTCTGCCCGTACAACCTCGCGAACGCCGGCGGCATCGACGACTCGAACGTCTACGAGCGCTGCGAGGGGCTCCGCGACCGCACCCGGGCGCTGGCCGACGAGACGACCGCCGACTCCCTGGCCGCGAAGGCCCGCAGCCAGCAGGTCGGCCTCGCCGACTCCGGCGGCGGCGCCACGTACATGGAGGCCGCCGGCGAACCGACCCCCTACCCCCGGGAGACGCCCGAGGAGGGCGACCACGACGTCGAGTACTGCCCGTTCTACGCCCAGTACCTCGCGGACCTCCCGGAGGAGGGCGACCCCGTCGAGGCCGTCCCCTTCGACCACACCGAACTGGGCCTCATCGAGAGCGAGGACCTCGTCCGGCTGTCGGCCGGCCACGGCTCCTGTCCCCACTCCGTGATGGGCGCGCTGCTGCCGCACGTCGAGGTCCTCGTCGGGAACTACTACCACGCGTTCGACCCGACCACGGTGGAGTCGTTCACCGGCGCGCTCGTCGACGACGAGACGTTCCTGATCTGCGACGAGGCGCACATGCTCGAGCCGCGGGTCCGCGACCTCGTCGGCGACGGCGTCTCCGACCGCGCCCTGCGGGACGCCGAGAACGAGCTCTCCCGGGTCATCCAGCCGCTCGCCGCGATGGAAGAGGCCGGCCAGGGCGCCCGGCATGGCTCCGAGGCGAAGCAGGACGCCGCCGCCGTCCGCGACGAGCTGAACGAGACCGACGTGACCCTCGGCGAACTGCGCGACACCCGCCGGTTCCTGACCGCGCTGGCCGACGAACTCGACCGCCGCGTCACCGACCACCTCGACGAGGAGCAACCAGGCTGGCGGCGGAACCTCCCGGACCTCCGCGACGGCGAGATACCCCTGCGGGACCCCGAGGAGCCCGGCACCGACGAGCTGACCCGCTGGGCCGAGCGCAACGGCTTCGACGCGAAGGTCTGGACGCGCGCCGAGGCCGTCTGCGCCGTCGCCGGGCGCGTCCTCGACACCCTCGAGGAGGAGGACAAGCGCCGCGCGGCCCCGCCCGTCGGCCGGACGCTGGGGCTGTGGTACCGCGCCGACCACACCGACTTCTTCCGGGAGATCGAGCTCGAGCGGACCTGGGACGACACCCAGCCCGACGAGACCTGGCGGCGCGCCTACGTCGCCCGCTACTCGCTGCACAACTGCCTGCCGGCGGGCGCCATCGGCGAGCGCCTCGCCGACTTCGGCGGCGGCGTCCTGATGAGCGCGACGCTGGAGCCGCTGGACGTCTTCGCCGAGGTGACCGGCCTCCGGCACATCGAAGAGGAGGAGGACCGCCCCGTCGTCGAGCGGACCTACGGCCTCGAGTTCCCCGAGGAGAACCGCGCGTCCTTCGCCGTCGCCGCGCCGAAGTACACCTACTCGAACCGCGGCGACCCCGGCGAGGAGACCGACACCCGCCGCGCCTACGCCCGCGCCATCCGGCAGGTCGCGGCCTCGCCGGGGAACGTCCTCGTCGGGATGCCCTCCTACCGCGAGGCCGAGTGGGCCGCCGGGGTCCTCGACGATTGCGAGAAGGAGGTCCTCCTCGACGAGGCCACCGACGACGTGGCCACCGAGAGCCTCAAGCGGGAGTTCTTCGACGGCGAGGAGAAGGTCCTCGTGACCAGCCTCCGCGGCACCCTCACCGAGGGCGTCGACTACCGCGGCGACCGCCTCTCGGCGGCCATCGTCTGCGGCGTCCCCATCATCAACACCGCCAGCCCCCGGACCCGCGCCGTCCGGACCGCCTACGACCGCGCCTTCGGCGACGGCTTCCGCTACGCCCTCTCGGTACCCGCCGTCCGAAAGGCCCGCCAGGCCGTCGGCCGCGTCATCCGGGGGCCCGACGAGCGCGGCGTCCGGGTGCTGTGCGACGAACGGTACGCCCGCGAGTCGTGGGACAGCGTGCGCGACCTGCTCGGCGAGGCCGAGCGCGAGGAGTTCCAGCCCGTCAGCGCCGACATGCTCGACGTCGCGCTGGACCGGTTCTGGGAGTAG
- a CDS encoding DUF1684 domain-containing protein: MDFDVDAWREELDSYRDQKDEQFANARASPLPPEERDGFDGLEYFEPAPDYRVEATVELDDSDETVSMETTADGEQLYERTARLHFEVPNASGETTEQTLVAYQRVDHDGGSLFVPFRDKTTGQQTYPGGRYMELHYEGASRSDANSSSGERSDPRDGGLEDGATIPLDFNLAYSPFCAYSDAYECPLPPRENWLEIAIPAGERHED; the protein is encoded by the coding sequence ATGGACTTCGACGTCGACGCCTGGCGCGAGGAACTCGACTCCTACCGCGACCAGAAGGACGAGCAGTTCGCGAACGCCCGCGCCTCGCCGCTGCCGCCCGAGGAGCGCGACGGCTTCGACGGCCTCGAGTACTTCGAGCCCGCCCCCGACTACCGGGTCGAAGCGACGGTCGAACTCGACGACAGCGACGAGACCGTCTCGATGGAGACGACCGCCGACGGCGAACAGCTGTACGAGCGCACCGCCCGCCTGCACTTCGAGGTCCCGAACGCCTCCGGAGAGACCACCGAACAGACGCTCGTCGCCTACCAGCGCGTCGACCACGACGGGGGGTCGCTGTTCGTCCCGTTCCGGGACAAGACGACGGGCCAGCAGACCTACCCCGGCGGACGGTACATGGAGCTCCATTACGAGGGCGCGTCGCGGAGCGACGCGAATTCGTCGAGCGGGGAGCGAAGCGACCCGCGAGACGGGGGACTCGAGGACGGCGCCACCATCCCGCTGGACTTCAACCTCGCGTACAGCCCCTTCTGCGCGTACAGCGACGCCTACGAGTGCCCGCTGCCGCCGCGGGAGAACTGGCTGGAGATAGCCATCCCGGCCGGCGAGCGCCACGAGGACTGA
- a CDS encoding DUF6653 family protein — translation MLPDDAWARHSNPWSGWTRLLAYPVLILAVYARDRRLLAGTLGFLAVNPVLFAEPETESDAWMSRVVRAEQRWTDAGEPLFGLGFPQVLNLLQVPVFCYNVYAAVRRRPAATVAATAATMALKLWFVNELVKTTEGAGEAAD, via the coding sequence GTGCTCCCCGACGACGCCTGGGCGCGGCACTCGAACCCCTGGAGCGGGTGGACGCGCCTGCTCGCCTACCCCGTCCTGATACTCGCCGTCTACGCCCGCGACCGGCGGTTGCTCGCCGGGACTCTGGGGTTCCTCGCCGTCAATCCGGTGCTCTTCGCCGAGCCGGAGACCGAGTCCGACGCCTGGATGTCGCGGGTAGTCCGGGCCGAACAGCGCTGGACCGACGCGGGCGAGCCCCTCTTCGGCCTCGGGTTCCCGCAGGTGCTGAACCTCCTGCAGGTGCCGGTGTTCTGCTACAACGTCTACGCGGCGGTCAGGCGCCGCCCGGCCGCGACCGTCGCGGCGACGGCGGCGACGATGGCGCTGAAGCTGTGGTTCGTGAACGAACTGGTGAAGACGACGGAAGGCGCGGGCGAAGCGGCGGACTGA
- a CDS encoding class I SAM-dependent methyltransferase has translation MSVRAEFDEWAADGRDRGMEERHWHTAKHALARMPVEAGEAVLDLGCGSGYALRALRDATDAGRTYGLDGAPEMVRNARSYTDDPRVSYVVGDFQSLPFEADSVDHCFSMEAFYYAPDPVGALEELRRVLRPGGTFYCAVNFFEENVHSHEWQEKISIDMTLWSYEEYREAFRAAGFHVAEQDTIPDRETEIPPESEFPTEDWETREDMVERYREFGTLLTVGVVP, from the coding sequence ATGAGCGTTCGCGCGGAGTTCGACGAGTGGGCGGCCGACGGCCGCGACCGGGGCATGGAGGAACGGCACTGGCACACCGCCAAGCACGCGCTCGCGCGGATGCCCGTCGAGGCAGGCGAGGCCGTCCTCGACCTCGGCTGCGGCAGCGGCTACGCGCTCCGGGCGCTCCGCGACGCGACGGACGCCGGCCGGACCTACGGCCTCGACGGCGCCCCCGAGATGGTCCGGAACGCCCGGAGCTACACCGACGACCCGCGGGTGAGCTACGTCGTCGGCGACTTCCAGTCGCTGCCCTTCGAGGCGGACAGCGTCGACCACTGCTTCTCGATGGAAGCCTTCTACTACGCGCCCGACCCCGTCGGCGCCCTCGAGGAGCTCCGGCGGGTGCTCCGCCCCGGCGGCACCTTCTACTGCGCGGTCAACTTCTTCGAGGAGAACGTCCACAGCCACGAGTGGCAGGAGAAGATCTCCATCGACATGACGCTGTGGAGCTACGAGGAGTACCGCGAGGCCTTCCGGGCGGCGGGCTTCCACGTCGCCGAGCAGGACACCATCCCCGACCGCGAGACCGAGATTCCCCCCGAGTCCGAGTTCCCCACCGAGGACTGGGAGACCCGCGAGGACATGGTCGAGCGCTACCGGGAGTTCGGCACGCTGCTCACCGTCGGGGTGGTCCCCTGA
- a CDS encoding DUF7090 family protein, with protein sequence MDYELAIENAPESIPGGTGILLIHPSTGETDRIDTDFLKTDTDRILVISTRTTAREVQQKLEYYDVDETKADILDTLSVERGYSRRGSDHVHYVSSPDDLDGIVDITRDFLADNDGKRRISLDSVTEMAYYADEERALGAVQDLLDLLEEYDAVGLFHLSEEVHDDADVQAYKDRFDSIVYLDEDGTVEADF encoded by the coding sequence ATGGACTACGAACTCGCCATCGAGAACGCGCCCGAATCGATACCGGGCGGCACCGGAATCCTCCTCATCCACCCCAGCACCGGCGAGACCGACCGCATCGACACCGACTTCCTGAAGACCGACACCGACCGCATCCTCGTCATCTCCACGCGGACGACGGCCCGCGAGGTCCAGCAGAAGCTGGAGTACTACGACGTCGACGAGACGAAGGCCGACATCCTCGACACACTCTCCGTGGAGCGCGGCTACTCGCGGCGCGGCTCCGACCACGTCCACTACGTCTCCTCGCCGGACGACCTCGACGGCATCGTCGATATCACCCGCGACTTCCTGGCGGACAACGACGGCAAGCGGCGCATCAGCCTCGACTCCGTGACCGAGATGGCCTACTACGCCGACGAGGAGCGCGCCCTCGGGGCCGTCCAGGACCTCCTCGACCTCCTCGAGGAGTACGACGCCGTCGGGTTGTTCCACCTCTCCGAGGAGGTCCACGACGACGCCGACGTCCAGGCCTACAAGGACCGCTTCGACTCCATCGTCTACCTCGACGAGGACGGCACCGTCGAGGCCGACTTCTGA
- a CDS encoding HpcH/HpaI aldolase family protein: MDDLHDTVATWTSLSDPAVAEMAAGAGFDFVVVDTEHAPLGLETVADCLRAVEAGGGASMVRVPWNDPVRIKRLLDLGPDALLVPMVGTAAEAREAVAATRYPPEGERGVAAARAADYGRNFESYVESGHRDLSVVLQVESAEAVENAAEIAGVEGVDALFVGPADLSASLDVFAEWSDEAFLEAVEEVLDAGEEAGVPVGTLGTTTEQIRALGSLGFDYLIAGADFTHLVEGQRRALEAADEVL, encoded by the coding sequence ATGGACGACCTGCACGACACCGTCGCCACCTGGACCTCGCTGTCTGACCCCGCCGTCGCGGAGATGGCCGCCGGCGCCGGCTTCGACTTCGTCGTCGTCGACACCGAGCACGCGCCGCTGGGCCTCGAGACCGTCGCCGACTGCCTCCGGGCCGTGGAGGCCGGGGGCGGAGCGTCGATGGTCCGCGTGCCCTGGAACGACCCAGTCCGCATCAAGCGCCTGCTCGACCTCGGGCCCGACGCGCTGCTCGTCCCGATGGTCGGTACGGCCGCGGAGGCCCGCGAGGCCGTCGCCGCGACGCGGTACCCGCCGGAGGGCGAGCGCGGCGTCGCCGCGGCCCGCGCCGCCGACTACGGCCGGAACTTCGAGTCCTACGTCGAGTCCGGCCACCGTGACCTCTCCGTCGTCCTGCAGGTCGAGAGCGCAGAAGCGGTCGAGAACGCCGCCGAGATCGCCGGCGTAGAGGGCGTCGACGCGCTGTTCGTCGGGCCCGCCGACCTCTCGGCGTCGCTGGACGTCTTCGCCGAGTGGAGCGACGAGGCGTTCCTGGAGGCCGTCGAGGAAGTCCTGGATGCCGGCGAGGAGGCGGGGGTCCCCGTGGGCACGCTGGGGACGACGACCGAGCAGATACGTGCGCTCGGGTCGCTCGGGTTCGACTACCTCATCGCCGGCGCGGACTTCACGCACCTCGTGGAGGGACAGCGGCGCGCCCTCGAGGCGGCCGACGAGGTCCTGTAG